AGTCCTTCTTTATTGCAGTTTTGTGCTTAAATATGTTATCTTCCTAAATTAACACATTAAAGAAAATCACTACCCTAATATCTGTGGCCAGGTAGTATTGTAACATACAGTGTACTCTGTGTCCCAGACAGGTTGGTTCAATCATactgttgaaatgaaaactgttttattttctttaacaatAAGCATATCCCCTTCTCCGGAAGAAACCCTGTGTTTCATGAGACTTTAGACGTCAGACCACACCTGCTAGTTCTCAACAAGATGGATCTCACTGACCTATCCAACAAGCAGGTCAGATTTTAGCAGAGTCACACATCACGAGTGTTTTAAAATCGCTGACAGTAAGTGATGTCTTAACTTTTATCCTGCAGAGAATCCTGAAGACGCTAGAAAGAAATGGGCAGAGGAATGTTCTCTTCACAGACTGTTTAAAGCAGAGAGACGACAGCATCAAAAAAGTAAAGGCCATTTTCATTCTCTATATAACATTGGGCTGTCTGCTGAGGTTTGTCTACAGCTGATACGAGAGAAAGATTATGAGCACAAATATGCAAATTATTCCTGTTTTTTCTGTAGCTGGTGCCAATGGTGGTGGATATTATTCAGAACAACCCACGCTTTAACAGAGATGAGGTAAGCTTGTCAGTGGAGAAATGATTTCTGAACAACCTcgaacatttttgtttctgaaatctGGTATCCTCACTGTGAGagctgtgatcaatactttAAAGCCTTCTCTCCTTTACTGatatgtcatttatttaaaattttatttatttatttaaagccTCCATGCCCCCATTTTTCTCtctattcagatttttttggaTAGATACTAATATATTGGCTTTACTCTAACCTCCTCATGTAAATTTTTCAGAATATAAATTATTGCCTGATGGTGATCGGAGTGCCAAATGTAGGGAAGTCATCTCTTATTAACTCATTAAGAAGAACAAACTTGAAAAAAGGTGTGTATAACAAAGTGCTTGATAGCTGATTCAAGATGatgattttaaataattttcactTCCTAAAATAGATGAATATTGTAATTGCCAATTTCGAATTTCAGGTCGTGCGTCTCGAGTAGGTGGGGAGCCAGGTATAACAAAAGCGGTCCTGACAAAAATTCAGGTTGGTGTAGAAGACATTTTGGtttctatgtatgtgtgtttattcttGGTTCATTGTGCGTTCCCATCTGTATTTGGTATTCAGTTATTGGAGTTGTCTTTCTCCTCAGGTGTGTGAGCGACCCATAATTCATCTGTTGGACACACCAGGAGTCTTGCCTCCGAAGATTCAGAGTGTTGAAACAGGCATGAAGCTGGCTTTATGTGGTGAGAAAAATGGGATTGTTCTtgtatatataatttatatacaaattatatataaatataatttgtttctaTTCTATTTTGGTTTATTCTTCCAATGTGCtgaacaaattttttttttttaattctttccaGGAACTATTCTGGACCATTTAGTGGGTGAAGACATCATCGCTGACTACTTACTGTATTCTCTGAACAGACTAGGGAAGTTCAGGTGTGAGCCGTCGCGCTAAACTGCGATTGAATGAACCTTCATGTGatcactgttttccttttgctgcacatttttcattgtaTATGTGTGTTCCTGTGCAGTTACGTGGAGAAATATGACCTCCAAGAGCCTAGTGATGACATCCAACATGTCCTCAAATCCATTGCTGTaaaactcagaaaaacacagcgGGTCAAAGCCATTACTGGAGTGGGTAAGAAAATGCTAATCCTACAGATATTCCTGCTACAAAGAGTGTTATTGGTTGGCTGTCTTTCAGTTAATTAAACAGTAGTTCATTGTTTTGgggaattattttatttcttcccAAAATTTGGATACTGCTCTGAGGCCTGTACAGTGAATATGAAGCCACGGCCAACagctgcttagcttagcttagcataaaggcagGAAACTGGGGGAAACAGCCAGCCTGGCTCTGTCGAAAGGTAACACAACCTACCCATCAGAATCTTTAAACATCAGACAATCATTGAACTTTATCTTTACCTTTTTGTCAGcgcaaacaaatttaaattgctctgtaaaataaaaagtgcagGAAAACCACTCAGTTTGTTAACTCTGGCAGGGTGTAATGACATCAGGAAGTCACTGCTTTGAGCCAAGAAATAGTGCCACACACAACTCTGCATAAGACCAGAGAACTTGTGatcttttacattttggtttttggacatgttaaacaaacaagcatgtTAGGTAGTGAGATTTAGAGGTGCTCGCCGGTGGAATTTGTTAACTTCTGAACAGAGTCAGGCTAGACGTTTCCTTTCATTCCTAGcttttaagctaagctaacaggttGTTGGTGGTAGATTTGCGTCTGGGAGACATGGAAGTCCTATCAGTCTTATcctctaactctcagcaaggaAGTGAATAAGCATGTTCCTACAACAGTATAATGCAAGTAATTTTACATTGCTACCACAAAGCACTGAATTATTCTGAGTACTGAAGAAGTTTGTTTTCCATGTTGAAAC
This region of Scatophagus argus isolate fScaArg1 chromosome 10, fScaArg1.pri, whole genome shotgun sequence genomic DNA includes:
- the mtg1 gene encoding mitochondrial ribosome-associated GTPase 1 — its product is MKLYQTLRNVGKFRTFFDFGEREVAHWFPGHMAKGLKQMRACLKSVDCIIEIHDARIPFSGRNPVFHETLDVRPHLLVLNKMDLTDLSNKQRILKTLERNGQRNVLFTDCLKQRDDSIKKLVPMVVDIIQNNPRFNRDENINYCLMVIGVPNVGKSSLINSLRRTNLKKGRASRVGGEPGITKAVLTKIQVCERPIIHLLDTPGVLPPKIQSVETGMKLALCGTILDHLVGEDIIADYLLYSLNRLGKFSYVEKYDLQEPSDDIQHVLKSIAVKLRKTQRVKAITGVGNVTVTVPNYTAAAYHFIRAFRKGELGQVMLD